A section of the Acomys russatus chromosome 10, mAcoRus1.1, whole genome shotgun sequence genome encodes:
- the Ggct gene encoding gamma-glutamylcyclotransferase isoform X1, with protein MRPRLVPFICAWHCWRGQADMASSVCEGHAGQEGETFLYFAYGSNLLTERIHLRNPSAVFFCVARLQDFKLDFGNFQGKTSERWHGGIATIFQSPGDEVWGVVWKMNKSNISSLDEQEGVKSGVYVVIEIKVSTQEGKEITCRSYLMTNYESAPPSPQYKKVICMGAKENGLPLEYQEKLKAIEPNDYKGKISDEMEEIIKKGESKLSRT; from the exons ATGCGGCCCCGGCTGGTCCCCTTCATCTGTGCTTGGCACTGCTGGCGTGGACAAGCGGACATGGCGAGCTCCGTCTGTGAGGGCCATGCGGGCCAGGAGGGCGAGACGTTCCTGTACTTCGCCTACGGCAGCAACCTGCTGACCGAGAGGATCCACCTGCGAAACCCTTCCGCCGTGTTCTTCTGTGTGGCGCGCCTGCAG GACTTTAAGCTCGACTTTGGCAATTTCCAAGGCAAAACAAGTGAGAGGTGGCATGGAGGTATAGCTACCATTTTTCAAAGTCCTGGCGATGAAGTGTGGGGAGTAGTatggaaaatgaacaaaagcaatATAAGTTCTCTGGATGA gCAAGAAGGAGTTAAAAGTGGAGTATATGTCGTAATAGAAATTAAAGTTTCAACTcaagaagggaaagaaataaCCTGTAGAAGTTACTTGATGACGAATTATGAGAGTGCTCCCCCATCACCACAGTACAAGAAG GTTATTTGCATGGGTGCGAAAGAGAATGGTTTGCCACTGGAATATCAAGAGAAGTTAAAAGCAATAGAACCAAATGACTATAAAGGAAAGATCTCAGACGAAATGGAAGAAATCATCAAAAAGGGAGAGTCAAAACTGTCAAGAACGTAA
- the Ggct gene encoding gamma-glutamylcyclotransferase isoform X2 produces the protein MRPRLVPFICAWHCWRGQADMASSVCEGHAGQEGETFLYFAYGSNLLTERIHLRNPSAVFFCVARLQDFKLDFGNFQGKTSERWHGGIATIFQSPGDEVWGVVWKMNKSNISSLDELFAWVRKRMVCHWNIKRS, from the exons ATGCGGCCCCGGCTGGTCCCCTTCATCTGTGCTTGGCACTGCTGGCGTGGACAAGCGGACATGGCGAGCTCCGTCTGTGAGGGCCATGCGGGCCAGGAGGGCGAGACGTTCCTGTACTTCGCCTACGGCAGCAACCTGCTGACCGAGAGGATCCACCTGCGAAACCCTTCCGCCGTGTTCTTCTGTGTGGCGCGCCTGCAG GACTTTAAGCTCGACTTTGGCAATTTCCAAGGCAAAACAAGTGAGAGGTGGCATGGAGGTATAGCTACCATTTTTCAAAGTCCTGGCGATGAAGTGTGGGGAGTAGTatggaaaatgaacaaaagcaatATAAGTTCTCTGGATGA GTTATTTGCATGGGTGCGAAAGAGAATGGTTTGCCACTGGAATATCAAGAGAAGTTAA